The nucleotide sequence GAGGGCTCCGTTACTGAGTGCTCCATTACTAGGTTAAAGAAACACAGGATGCATGGTCATACATATGAGTTATGcctatatttttcttcctttttttcctctacattCTATTCTAATTCATCTCTTTCAGTAACTAATTCCCAAATAAACGTGCTTCTCAGCAGTGATTTACTTCTACAATGGTAACTCTACCATTATCTGATTATACAAACTATTATATTATGTTAAAAGTAtgcattgttattttatttagacatataacatttatttaactttagttactatataatatgtattatatgtttttataattatagaaCAATATATGCCTCATTATTAACTGATTATatgtaataaaactttattaccaaatattagaaaaacataaaaaacaacaacaaagaaaataatcaatactAATTTCACTAAccagaatttcaaataaacatttggtGATATTTATCATTAGAATATTAAAagtatgataaataaatataaaggccAAGATGAAAAATAAGATGGGAAAACTGATACTGCAATTACAATTGCTATATGTACtgaggattaaattaattaaCCTATGTAATTGANNNNNNNNNNNNNNNNNNNNNNNNNNNNNNNNNNNNNNNNNNNNNNNNNNNNNNNNNNNNNNNNNNNNNNNNNNNNNNNNNNNNNNNNNNNNNNNNNNNNATTAGAGATTGCTGCTTTTTTTAGCCAACAGATAATTTACATGGACATGCCCTTTAAGTGtgcaatttttcttgttttttaaatgaaaacatttacattttttctgtaaatcatatggcatttgaagaatttttttgcCTAGAGAAATGGTAAGACAGTAAAAGTAATTCCTGTCAAATATCAgtgaaaatcataaaattatattttctgtatatatattaagtgaaatatcaTATCAATATTCACAGTGTCCTCTCCATTCTTggtaataattgtttttttaaataaaactcaaactacgatactttttaaaagttattgctCAAAAAGTTGCAAATAAGAAACTGTTCAGAAGACTTGGAACCAGAAAGACACAGGAGGTCATTGCAATTGACTGGGAAATATATTATACGTGCTTTAAACTggtagaaacaaagaaagaatgaaaaggagacaAGAAGCTCTTGTAATTTGAAGAACTTGCTTAAATAtcatgtttgtatattttaaatcgCCATGTGGTGTGTGGCTAATTCATGACCCCACAGctttcattttctgagaaaaaatacAATCTTCCTTGCCCTGTCCATGAAGGCTCGCCTGACTTGCTGATTCCTTAGGCTGTAAAtaaaggggttcagcatgggggcCACTGAGGTGTTTAGCACAGCAACGCCCTTGCTCAGAGATGCTCTGTCTTTTGCTGAGGGtttaatatacatgaaaatgCAGCTGCCATAGGAGATGGAGATGACAATCATATGGGATGAACATGTGGAAAAAGCCTTTGTCCTCTGACTAGTAGAAGGAATTCTTAAAATTGTTCTGATGATATATATGTAGGACAGAAATATCAAGGCCAACGTGAACATTAAAGTGAACACAGCACAGGAAAAACCCAGTATCTCTAGGAATTTGGTGTCTGAACAAGAAAGTTGCAGCAGTGGAAAATAATCACAGGTAAAGTGGTCAATAATATTAGACCTACAATAACTAAGGTGTAAGAGCAACATGAGTGCGGGGAATATGATTAAGAATGAAATTAGCCATGAAGAGAAG is from Suricata suricatta isolate VVHF042 chromosome 10, meerkat_22Aug2017_6uvM2_HiC, whole genome shotgun sequence and encodes:
- the LOC115304468 gene encoding olfactory receptor 6C1, with the protein product MRNHTEITEFILLGLSDDPQLQVLIFVFLLITYMLSITGNLTIITLTLLDSHLQTPMYFFLRNFSLLEVSFTTVSIPKFLGTMITGDKAISFNDCIAQLFFFILLGVTEFYLLAAMSYDRYIAICKPLHYMTIMNPRVCILLVFSSWLISFLIIFPALMLLLHLSYCRSNIIDHFTCDYFPLLQLSCSDTKFLEILGFSCAVFTLMFTLALIFLSYIYIIRTILRIPSTSQRTKAFSTCSSHMIVISISYGSCIFMYIKPSAKDRASLSKGVAVLNTSVAPMLNPFIYSLRNQQVRRAFMDRARKIVFFLRK